tttgctaaccgagacaggtatgttgggatgtcgtcctgctgatactcctattgaattcaactgtaaactaggaaactctgatgatcaagttccagttgataaagaacaatatcagcgccttgtaggtaaattaatttacttatcccatactcgtccggatatttcctttgctgtgagtgttgtcagccagtttatgcaggctccctatgagaaacatatggaagctgttaacagaatcctgagatacttgaaaaatacacctggtaaagggttgatgtttagaaaaacaaatagaaagaccattgaggcatatactgactcagattgggcaggatctgttattgatagaaagtctacatccggttattgtacctttgtttggggcaatcttgtaacttggaggagtaagaagcaaagtgttgtggccaggagcagtgctgaggctgaatacagagctatgagtctgggaatatgtgaggaaatttggctccagaaagtcttgtcagatcttcatcaggaatgtgagacaccattgaagcttttttgtgataataaagccgctattagtattgctaacaacccagtgcaacatgatagaactaaacatgttgagattgatcggcatttcatcaaagaaagacttgacagtggaagcatatgcattccgtacattccttcaagccaacagattgctgatgttcttaccaaggggcttctccgaccacacttcgacctttgcgttagcaagttgggactcattgatatttacctcccaacttgagggggagtgttagaattagtacttttggaaaaaataaaatataagattttatttcctaaatatttcctaaatcttttcctttcttattcctattgtactctatttatactccatttgtacctattgtttttgttcataagaaaaataataaaaactaaagtatcgtggtttttctcccggttctcgggtttccatgtaagtctcgggttgttgttaattgctttcaatagtaACCATCAGAAATGATTCTAAAAAATAGATGAAAGCACAACATACAATCGATTACACTTATAGGgtaaaataacaataaatcaAATGAGGGATAACTTGGCTCGttaatgcatgattatgaaCGAGAGCACAACATACCAGTGTAATAACACAAAGAAACAATAACGTTGTAATTAACATTTCACTTGACATCCTTTCACAAGCTAAGCTCACCAAAATTGTTGACGGAAAACTTACTATAATAAGGATTGAGTTGATGGGTACGAAAAGAGAAATTTGATACACCCACTCACATATAAAAGAAGAGTGCAATTTCTTTCATAGCTATATACACACTAAATTAATAATGCAAAGTTCCTCCGAAAACCTGTTGTCAATAAAGACTCATTTTGGCAAACACACATTATTAAGACCATGCATTCATGCCTAGTTCTAGAAAAGCAcattaaacaataaaattggTTTACTTACTTGTCTTTAACCTATAATATTCATAGACAACCATATTCGATGACTATTTAATCCTCTCTATATGCCTTTTTCATTACTTTTACAAGTTTCTTAGCTATGTATagcaatttaattaatttaggcCTTTGTTCCCTAatattgtatttcttttgttGTTGCCTACAATATTCCCaaccctaaaaaaaaagaaagtcactTTCTTtgtcatataatatatatatatatatatatatactatttaATTTTTGGTTGAATATTGCAATCTCTCCTTTAATTTTGGAGCCTCTTTTAGCCATTAATGATGTAATTGGCTGAAAATATCCACTACACTTTTTATGTTAGTATgcaatatttaaaagaaaaaaaaaaccatgattaattatattaggagaaaattaaattaaattaaagttgTTTGTTGTACTAATTAATTAAGGAGCATAACTATAAGAATATATAATTTGTTCTTCAACTTAATTATTTGAGCCCTTTACTTCCTTAATATTCACTTCTTCATTGTTTATTTAACTTGTTAAGAGATAATTTAATTATCATAACTCatcaaattaatattatttagtATTATATAATAGGAGATTATGTATGAAATTTGAAGTACTGTCTTCTTTGTGAATTGTTGCTTTCATTTATAAAACCCTAATAATATAAGAAAATTTGCTTTCATTCACAACAATTAAAAGGCATACAAATATTAAATGTTGTTAGTGCCAAATTGATGGAAATTGAATTGATTCTTTTTGTTGGTATTGTGATATATGTTGTTTAAATAGTCTTTGTATACCTATAAACTATATATAAGTTGTCTCTCTTTTCCTTGTTATTATTAAGATATTAACTCGTATGCATGTCGTTGTGTGTTTCATGCCTTATCAAGTTATTATAATCGATGGATTTAATTAACAATATTTTGATAAGCGAGAATATTCAAACATTATTTGATATCTTAATCAAAGGTGTATACTTAATCTAGTCAAACTATACATACGTTGAAGTTGACACTTAATCAAAATTGTTAAAGATATAACCTTTATGTATAccattattaaaataatatacgTCATATTTGAAGAATATATTCTTTTAGAAATAGTATGTTAGTAGCGCGGAGTATGAGGGATCTAGCGTAGCGTTTAGACAACCACTTGATCCCTTATTAGGATTACGTAGCGACTGTATTAAGCTACTTAGGACCAGAGCGATTGAATCATCTACTTGGATTTAGGTTAGGAGTGTAGCGACTGAATCTGCTTGAGGCTGAATCCGCTTGGAAAGATAGCTACCCTGAAGCGGAGGCAGAGCCGTAGCGTAACGGACAGTAGTTTCATAATGAAAGCAGATCGAATTCACTTCcaatgaaagagagaaagcTAATATGATAAGATactctttctttccttcttatTATAATCCCTGGATCCGttgatttaaaatatattattaacaAAGCATTTTACAGAGTGAAATCACTTGTGTTGCTAGGGGCATTGTGGACAAACGTCTAGACTAGGTTTAATACATTCTTAACACACACCATCATCATCTAAAAGTATTATAGTACAAAGAGATGCAACAATTTGGTAACGGTAAAAGTAGATTATATTATACTATTATAGAGATATGTGAAGGTTTCGGTTTATGAGAAAGAAAAGATATCGAAGAAACTTATTAACATATATAGTATGATTAAGCAATGTATAGAAAAGAGAGATGGTCCAGTGTCTCAAAATTGACTTTGCAAAGGGCACCCCCAACTTGTTAAGGGTCTAGCTATCAACAACACATTATCAATACATTAGAACAATATTCCACACCTAGACAAAACTAGCTTAAATTTTGTAGCCTTCATTTCCAAATTACAAAAGCATCATTCAATGGAAACATAATGAATGCATACTATAATTAAATGCTGCATGTGTTATTAACAAGAACTAAAAGCATTAGTTATATTAGTACCGTAAAAGAAATTTCTAACTCCACAGCATATAGGTGTATTATTGATCTAAATTCAACCGTTaatataactacctttttggttTCATCCATCTAATATTGTTATGAACTACATTGTAATTAAACGCGTAATTAATTACAATTAACTATATCATTGTTTGTTATTtatgaaaagttagttttgtTATGTGTTAAAATTTACTTGAAATCAAAGATAGAAAAGGATTGTAATTTCTTTTATATCATTCCATTTGTGTTATTAAAGATGGTCCAAGGGATTCGTGGGAAAAGAATGTCAATGTTATGTGTTTGAAAATATCAGCTTGTTTTAAAATATGATTTACATCAAATGGCCTTAATTAAATTAAGATGCaaattaaataacaaataataaatgatATATAGCTAAAGAAAAAGGCCCACCAATTACATCAAATCTAATTAAACTTACAAGATTTATAAAATGTGATGTGACACAGAAAACAAACTTGAGTTAGAATTACCAAAAGTAATTAATGAACAATAGAAAATAAGGTATTACCCTAAGTTTTATTTAATGCTACAAAAAATTTCTCCCTTCCATAACTTTTCTGGAAAAGAAATGTACTTTATCATATCAAACATACACAATTCTTTTTTCACTATCCAATTTATTACATTGAGTTTAATTTTTAAGTTAGAAAATGCTTTTgaaatttgtaacaatttagttcaTATCATTAAAAATCTATCTAATATTAATTATCAAATTTATCGATGTAATTTTTGTAGTTTATACAAAAATGGTTCTCAATCGATTTACAATTTGCATATATATAGTAAGATTGTATGCTGAAATTTCGCCAAAAGAacttaataatattttttacaataaaaaCTAAGTTATTACGAAtgtaaagattttagttattgACTAATGTTTAATGATTAACTTATTAATACTTTCATGGCATATTTACCAAATATTATATCttttttcatgaaaattattattattgtcaaCCAATTTTCACAAATTTAACTCTAatagactaaatttaaaattttcatttaaaatataaaaattaaaataggatattatttcaaatataagattaactcattaaacaaaattataacatacacacacacatatgtaTAGATTTACAAATTGGTTGGAGGGTTTTGGGGGTACGTAAAAGATGATTATAAGCCAAATAGAGAAGTAATGAAACTAATTAAAGAAAGGTGCTTGAGAATCTTGCAAAGACAAGTGGAGGAAATGATCATCTTGATGTTGAGGATGATATTGAGGATGATGTTGAAGTGTTGGTGCTGCTTCATCAAACAACCATTTCTCCAGCAAATTGAATGGAACACCACCATCTtgtacattattattattattatttgaataataACTAATTTCTTCCTCCACCCACAAATTACtacaattattattgttattctgGCAGCTGCTGCTTGATTCTGAATTTCTACTTCTTGCCATGGCTTTATTTGGTGAATTCTTTGTCCAATTTTTCAGCAATTCAGCAATATTTTCAGCATTTGACACAtatgttgaagaagaagaagaagatgatgatgaagaagaaggagaggaggaggaagaggaagaaacatggaattgtttgttgttgtttttgtttggtGTTGGTGATGATaagaataataattttgaattattgttgttgttttgaatgaaattttgttttgttgtaaGGGAAAGAGCTTCTCTCAATGCTTGTTTAGCAGTTTGAATATCAGTTTGAAGTCTTCTTTCCCATTGACCCTTCGAGAAATTACCATTCTTTTGTAGATCATGATGATgatgaggaggaggaggagactGAGAAGATTGATCATCAAACCCTAATTTGAGCTTTTTTTTCAAATGAGTATTCCAATAATTCTTGATATCATTATCAGTTCTTTGAGGAAGATAAGAAGCAATGGCTGCCCATCTATTACCTAATAAAGCCTGAAGATGAACAATCACATTCTCTTCATCATCACTGAAATCCCCTCGTTTGATTCCCGGTCGTAAATAATTCGTCCATCGTAATCTACAACTCTTACTACATCTAAGCAAACCTAAATAAGAAAAAAGCTATTTAACTAACTTTGAAGTTAGATCAGTCGTATATTAtgaatcaaaaaataaaaacaaaaaacataccTGTGTTGTTGGGGACAGATCTCCAATTTCCAGGGCCATGTTGATGAATATAAGAAACTAAAATGATATCTTCTTCAGGAGTCCAAGGGCCTTTCTTCACAACAATTGTTTGGCTACAACAAGGCGGTCTTCCCATAATTGATATCAAACTTTGGGTGTCGGCTGCCTCGCTAATTGtgtatatatagagagagaaatCAAAGAGAAGAGACCCACTGCATTGAACAATAACTACACATTAATGTTGTTGATGATCTCATGTGTAAAAGTTGGGTAAATGTATAAAAAGTCAAGATAGGCATGCAGCTAGCTAGTTTGCCTAATTAAGAATTATAACACAATACTTTTGCTGCTAGAGACTACAGGGTTGTGGACTtgtatagttttaaaaaaagaattagggTTTAATTAATTGGAAGCAAAGCTTGGTTGTGTGTGCCGACTAGTAGGGATGGATAAATGGTGTAGGTATATGGTATGGGGAAGAATAATGAAGATGAATATCAATCAAGATAACGTGTACCCATTGGAACAACACCTATTTCACTGTTTCTtccttttaatattttataacaTCAAATGTCAACTCTACTTGTCCacttatttgtttccttttttcttttttctttttaataaacaaTAGCAGAAATAAACACAACTTCTTAAGAATAATTGCAGCTGCCTAGCTAGACTAAGTAGCACTTTTTAATTGACTTGAGCTTCAACTATACCTAAACATCTTTGGTGTGTGATCAATCCataagaaaaaataacataagatgTGACAAATGGCAGCCTTTGATTGGAGAAGGACAGAAGGGACCGTCCGTCCATAGTGTCCACCGAACATGGAAAAGGATAAACGACATGGACAACTCTACCTTCTATCGCATAGCATTGAAAACGACATATCGGATTCATACGTAGTAGCAAATTGATCAAAATCCCCCCACGTCGATCGTATCCTACTTCATATACATATCTCTAACAACTTTTTTTTGTTCTACTACACTAAAAAAGACGAAGTAAATGACTTTacttatttttctaatttcgcATGCATTTATCGGTCCCCAAAACCTTAAGAGACGTTGACATTTTTCTCATGAAATATATGCTTTTCTCTTGAAAATTATAGTTAAATACATTTTTAAAGACTTGGGTTTTTTTAAAGATGCATACATTTAATTTATGAATGGGATCTTACGATTTAAATCCAATCGAGCATATACCATAATATACGAAGCATCCTCGAAATGggtttaaaaagaaaatcattaaaGACCCAATCAATTGGAGCTCTAAGGGTATTATCCATACTATATGTATATCATAATGATGTGAATGAATTTGTGACATTAATTGTTAAGAATGGGCTGAGCTGAGGCATCATGTTGCAACCGTTATGGCCAAGTATTAAATTAACACcaagacatatatatatatatatatatgtatgtatgtgtgtaaGCAATAATAATACATATACACAATAGATCTTATCTTAAGGTCGGTGTAATCTATTTGACCTTATTTATTTAAGATTGGAAGTTCAAAAAAGTTTCTACTTCATTGATCGTACTCCAAATACACCACAATAATTAAACAGTATAATAAAGGCCAAATATATCCAAAGACTTTTCTTTGAGTTCTTCTTTCACCAACAGTAACTACAAAATGGACACACATAACCCATCAAACTCAAACTGATAATATTTTGATGTGTTAAGATAATATTTTGCATTAAAGATTAAACAAAAATTGTTTTTAGGATTTATGTGGGAGTCTAAATCTTAACAGAGAGAAAACGTCTAAAATCTCGAACACGTTAATAAAAATCATATCCATAAATGAGATAAAATGAGTGAAACATGAGTTTTgtttgtgaaaaaattaaaaacaccACATTTTTGCAAACATAAATGAgaaaattaatttcaatttgaaATTACTGAAGTTTCTGTAATTTcactcaaaattttcaaatttgacGATTCAATTCAGGTCTTGTGCTATTCCCATAAGtctttttgttaaatttattgtGTTAGTTTAAAATCAAACGTCATAAATTTAAATCTGTGTTTGAAAATCAAAAACCATTAGACTTCATAATCAATTTCAGCTGATCAAAAGGGtgatttttcaaaagaaaatcaaagtaAGCTCTCTATGTTTGAAGTTTGAACAAAGAACtcatgaaaaataattttagaacATTGAGCATGAAATTTCTTAGTTCAATATTAATTGGCTTATTTACCATACCAACCACCTGCTTCAAGCAGTAGGTCTTCTTAGTTGTCTTTAATTAAATCTTCAAtcaactcaaatgctaaaaacAGTCAATACTTTGACATCTTCTACATCGTTCTTCCAAAAACAAACTTTAAATAAATAGTAATCGCTAAAATTCAGCATCACATCACAAAAAACAGTCAAAATTTCATcgattttctaaaaaaaaaaaaccaccaACACAATCAATTTAGCTCTTTGATGCCAGTTTTTCCTTAGCCTTCTGAATCTTCAATACCTTCTTGACAATCTTCTGCTCTTCCACCAAAAAGGCCCGGATGATCCTATCCCAAACCAAATAAAGATT
The sequence above is drawn from the Cucumis melo cultivar AY chromosome 2, USDA_Cmelo_AY_1.0, whole genome shotgun sequence genome and encodes:
- the LOC103493990 gene encoding myb-related protein 306-like; translated protein: MGRPPCCSQTIVVKKGPWTPEEDIILVSYIHQHGPGNWRSVPNNTGLLRCSKSCRLRWTNYLRPGIKRGDFSDDEENVIVHLQALLGNRWAAIASYLPQRTDNDIKNYWNTHLKKKLKLGFDDQSSQSPPPPHHHHDLQKNGNFSKGQWERRLQTDIQTAKQALREALSLTTKQNFIQNNNNNSKLLFLSSPTPNKNNNKQFHVSSSSSSSPSSSSSSSSSSSTYVSNAENIAELLKNWTKNSPNKAMARSRNSESSSSCQNNNNNCSNLWVEEEISYYSNNNNNNVQDGGVPFNLLEKWLFDEAAPTLQHHPQYHPQHQDDHFLHLSLQDSQAPFFN